The DNA sequence TGGGCTACCAGGTGTTCAATGCCGCCAATGACGACACCTCGTCCGATCTGCCGACCGCCGAACTCCTGAAGCGGTTCTATCCCGACGTGCCGGTCAAGGGCGAACTCGGTGAATACGAGACGCTGCTGTCGAACCGCAAGGCGCGCGACATGCTCGGCTTCCGCCCGGAGCACAGCTGGCGCAAATACGTCAAGACCGCCTAAGCGAGCTCGAATCACGGCTGGGTTGTGCATAGAGGCCGGCTTTGCGGCCCCGCGCCCGCACCACGCTTGACAGCCTCCCTAAACCGGCCTTTCTGGACTGCATGCGGGACGCGAAGCCGAACAGGGAAAAATCGCCGAAAAAGGCTGTAGCCGCCGATCGTCCGGCCGGTGTTCGGCGAGCCGACGCGGCACGTATTCCGGGCTCCAGCGTGCACACATCACTGGCCAGCGAGATTGGGCTCAGGATCGTGCGCGGCGATTATCCGCCCGGCACCATCCTGCCCAATGAGGCCAAATGGTCGGAGACGTTCAGCGTCAGCCGCTCGGCGGTGCGCGAGGCGATCAAGATGCTGATGGCCAAGAGCCTGCTCGCATCGCGCCCCAAGATCGGCAGCTGGGTCGAACCCAGGGAACGCTGGAACCTGCTCGACCGCGATGTGCTCGCCTGGTACGCGACGTCGCCCGACCGCGAGGTTTTCCTGAAGACGGTGCAGGAATTCCGCCACATCATCGAGCCGGAAGCGACCGCATTCGCCGCCATGCGGCGCACCGACGAGCAGATGGCCGAGATCAGCCAGGCATGCCGGGAGATGGGCGAGGCGACCAACCTGCAGGAACGGACCCGCGCCGACACCCGCTTCCACCTCGCCATCCTGCGTGCCTCGGGCAATGATCTGCTGGTGCCGCTCGGCGTCCTGATCGAATCCGCCTTCGATCACCTGTTTGCCTACACGACCCGGGAGCTCGACGATTTGCAGCTCGCCCAGAAGATGCACGAAGCAATCGAAAAGAATATCCGCCTGCAGCGGCCGGATGCAGCGCGCAATGCCGTGCGCAAGCTGCTGGCCAATACCGACAACGTCATCCGTTCGCGATAGATTTCCGCGACACGGCCATTCGGCGCGGGTGTTTGCGCCTTGGAACTCGAAGCAATTCGGGGCCGGACCGCACAAAATTCAAAAGCCTGTGTCGGATCGGCTGTGCGGTACCCGTCCTTGGGGCATCGAACAGAGACCACGAAGGAGTATCGACATGCCCAGCACCGTACGTCTGCACCGTGTTCTGACCACCAGCCCGGAGAAGGTCTACCGCGCGTTCATCGAGGCCGATGCGCTTGCCAAATGGCTTCCGCCGAACGGCTTCACCTGCACGGTTCATCACTTCGAGGGCAAGGTCGGCGGTACCTTCAAGATGTCGTTCCGCAACTTCACCACTGGCGACAGCCATTCGTTTGGCGGTGAGTATGTCGAGCTCGTCGCGGGCGAACTCCTGCGCTACACCGACAGGTTCGACGATCCCAACCTGCCCGGCGAGATCCAGGTGACCGTGACGCTGAAGAAAGTGTCCGTGGGCACCGAGGTGAACATCACACAAGCCGGCATTCCAGACGCCATTCCCGCCGAAGCCTGCTATCTCGGCTGGCAGGAGTCGCTGCGCAACCTGGCCAAGCTTGTCGAACCGGAGATCAGACAATAGGGCGCCGACCGGCTGGATAGCGGTAATAAACGGGTTCCTCACCTCGTTTTTGATGGGGTGAGGAACAAGCTTGAGGAGCCATTGGCGGCGAAAGCCTAATCCTCTTTTGGCCGCCCGAATGCCGCACGCAATTCGTCCTTGGCGTCCTCGAGGATCTTCTTGCGAGCCGCGGGCAGGTTTTTTCCGGCCCTGTTGATGTAGAAATTCAGCATCGACATGGCGGACTGGAAGGGCTCGGCCTTGCGGCGGTGGCTGTGTTCGGCCGAACGCTTGAGCGAGGCGGCGATCTTCTTGGCGTCGTCGGATTCGAACACGTGGTCCTCGAGATCCATAGCATCGCTGTGCTCGGTCACCTCGGCCGACCATTTCTGCTTGGTGGCGGTCATGGCTGGACTCCTTTGCGGGTTATCGATCGGAAACTCCAGATGCTGGCGCCGGTTCCCGCGCTCGTACCTCCCTGGAGCCACGGATTTGCCCGCCGTGGCGCTGCTGTGCGCCGAGAATGCGTCGATAGTGGCCAAAACAGCAGCGGTTGAGGCCGCCGACAGGAAACGCCTTTGTCACGAACCGACTTGAGCCGGCCCAGCCCCGGTATCGACAGTTCCTACGCCTGGATGCGCCTGGCCATCTCGATGCTGCTGGCGACGATCGGTGCGGTCGGCATGTGGGCCGTTGTCGTGGTGCTGCCGGCGGTACAGGCCGAGTTCGGCCTCGACCGCGCCGCGGCATCCATGCCTTACACCGCGACCATGGTCGGCTTTGCCGCCGGCAATGTGCTGGTCGGCCGCGCCATCGATCGCATGGGTTACTGGATTCCGGCGCTGTTTTCCTCGATCGCGCTCTCCGCCGGCCTTCTGCTCGCGGCTTTGTCGACCTCGATCCTGCAATTCACCCTTGCGCAAGGCGTGCTGATCGGTCTCGGCACATCGGTGATCTTCGGGCCGCTGATCGCCGATATATCGCACTGGTTCAACCGCCGCCGCGGCGTCGCTGTCACCGCGGCCGCGGCCGGCAACTACCTCGCCGGAGCGATCTGGCCGACCATCATGCCGACGCTGATCAAGGCGGAAGGCTGGCGCTTCACCTATGCCGCCATCGGCGTCTTTTGCCTGGTCACCATGGTGCCGCTGGTGCTTTTGCTGCGCCGCGGCGCTCCGGAAGCGGCAGCCGCCGGCCCGGCCGGAAGCCGGTCCGTGCAGCCGATGCCAATGTCTCCGGCCGCGATGCAGATGCTGCTGGTCGTCGCGGGACTGGGCTGCTGCGTAGCGATGTCGATGCCGCAAGTGCACATCGTCGCCTATTGCATGGATCTTGGCTACGGCATGGCGCATGGCGCCGACATGCTGTCGATTATGATGGCCGCGGGCGTCGTCAGCCGGCTCGCCTCGGGCTTTGTCGCCGACCGCATCGGCGGTGTCAAAACCTTGCTTATCGGCTCCGTGCTGCAATGCCTGTCGCTGCTGTTCTACATCCCGTTCGACGGGCTCGCCTCGCTCTATGTCGTATCGCTGGTCTTCGGCTTGTCGCAAGGCGGCATCGTGCCTTGCTATGCGATCATCGTGCGCGAATACCTGCCCGCCAAGGAGGCCGGCCAGCGCATCGGCATCGTGATGATGGCGACGATTTTCGGCATGGCGATCGGCGGCTGGATGTCGGGCTGGATCTACGACCTGACCGGCTCCTATGCCGCCGCTTTCCTGAACGGCATCGCCTGGAACCTGCTTAACATATTGGCGATCGGGCTGTTCATGTGGAAGGCAAGGCATAGGGCTGCCGTAGCCGCCTGAGGAAGGCCAAGCACGGCCATTTGGTGGCTCGGCTTGACAACAGGCAGTCACTGCGCGACGCCAGGGCGGATGGGTGCGGCAACAGGCCGGTGAGATGGCGACAGCTGGAAAGATCGCATTGCGGGCGCGCTTCGATGGCCATGCGCATGGGCCAAGACCGTGATCAAGCCGCGTTCGCGCCGGGGCGGTGGCCGCCCAACCCTGTCGGATGTGGCACGCAAGGCCGGCGTCGGCGCCATCACCGTTTCACGCGCACTGCGCGACCCGGCACGTGTTTCCGAGGAACTGCGCCGTCAGATCCAGGCCGCCGTCGACGAACTCGGCTATGTGCCGGACCCCAATGCGCGTGCATTGGCCTCGGCGCGCGCCGAAGTGTTCGGCGTACTGGTGCCTTCGCTGACCAACAACGTCTTCGCCGAGGTGGTGCGCGGCATCTATGACTGCCTGTCGGACAGCCCGTTCCGCATCCAGCTCGGCAATACGCACTATTCCGGACTGGAGGAAGAGCGGTTGCTGCAGCTGTTCGGTTCGCAACGCCCGGCCGCGCTCATCATTGCCGGCATCGATCAGACGCCTGCTTCGCGAAAACTCCTGGAGAATGCCGGTTGCCCGGTGGTTCAGGTGATGGAGACCGGACCCGATCCGGTGGACATGATGGTCGGCTTCTCGCATCTCGATGGCGGCCGGACGGCGACCGAGCACCTGATAGAGGCCGGGTATCGCCGGATCGGCTTCATCGGTGCACGCATGGACCCGCGCTCGCAGCGGCGCCTGGCTGGTTACCGGGTGGCGATGGAGAAGGCCGGGCTCTCGGACCCGCGCCTGATCACCACCACGCCGGTGCTGTCCAGCGTGCCGCTTGGCCGCGAACTCTTCCGCGATGCGCTTGCCAAGATGCCGACGCTCGACGGCGTGTTCTGCAACAATGACGACATCGCGCTCGGCGTGCTGTTCGAATGCCATCGTGCCTCGATCGAGGTGCCGAAGACCATCGGCATTGTCGGCTTCAACGATCTCGACATGATGCAGGTGGCGTTTCCCTCGATCACCAGCATCCGCACCCATCGCTACGAAATCGGCAGGCGCGCGGTGGCCATGGCTCTTGCGGCGATATCGGGTGACAGGCCGCGGCAGCGGGTCGTCGACCTTGGCTTCGAGCTGAAGCGCCGCGAGAGCACAGCCCGCTGAACACGCTTTCGAGAACACCCGCGAATGACGCTTTACACAACGTCATGGTAGCGCTACCATTTTCCATTGGAGAGCGTCGCCACTCAAATGTTGGGCCTGTTTATTATACATAAGCAACAGCTCATGCTTGTTTATTATGTATAATATGATAGCCTTTTCCCAACCGAAGGAGACGGCAAGGGGAGGGATCGCGGAGGTCTTCGGCATCTGGCAGGCGTGACTGGGTAAGGCGGGAGGTGCCAGCCGGGAGCGCGAAATCGCATAAAAACTGAACCGACAAATCGGAACTGCAATCGGGAGGATTATCGATGATCAAGTCACTTGTCGGCGGCATCGTTGCTGCCAGCGCATTCGTCATGCTCAATTCGGCGGCCATGGCTGCCGGCCCGGAGATCGTCTCCGGTCCCGCCGCCCAGGCCGACTGTTTCGCGCCCTGGGACGCGAACACCAAGTTCTTCAAATTTCCGAAGAAGGAAGGTCCGTTCCGCATCGCCTTCGCCAATGGCTATATCGCCAACACCTGGCGCATCCAGATGGTGCAGACGGCCAAGGCCTATGCGTCGCAGCCCGACGTGAAGGCAAAGATCAAGGAATTCAAGGTCGTCTCGACGGGCGAGGACGTGCCGGCGCAGATTTCGGCGATCAACAACTTCATCGATTCCGGCTATGACGCCATCGTCACCGACGCGCAGAACCCGACCGCCTTCGGCCCGGTCATCAAACGCGCCAAGGAAGCCGGCATCGTGCTGGTCGCCTTCGACAATATTCTCGACACCAAGGACGCTATCAACGTCAATGTCGACCAGAAGGGACTTGGCGAATTGTGGGCCAAGTGGCTGGTCGCCAAGATCCCGAATGGCGGCAAGATCCTGGAAGTGCGCGGCGTCGCCGGCACCTCCGTCGACACCGATCGCCACAACGGCATCCATGAGGTGTTCGACGCCTCCGGCAAGAAGTGGGATGTGACCGAAGTCGCCGGCAAATGGGATGACGGCGTGGCGCAGAAAGTGACCGCCGATGCGATCGCCACCAACGGTCCGTTCGACGGCATCACCGGCCAGGGCGGCGACACCGGCATCGTGCAGGCGATGATGGACGCCAAGCATCCGTTCGTGCCGTTCGGCGGCGAGACCGAAAACGGCTTCCGCAAGTTCTGCGCGGCGCATTCGGCCGATGGCCTGAAGTGCACCTCCGCCGGCTCGGGCCCGGCCCAGGTCGCCGTCGCCATCAAGACGGCGATCGCGGCACTCGAAGGCGAAGTGGTGCCGCAGGAGGTGAAGCTGCCTCTGGCCGTCGCCACGGATCCGGACATGAAGGAAGGCACGGATTACTTCCCGAAGGAGTCCGACAATTTCTTCGTCGGCAATTCCTTCCCGACCTGCGGCATCAATTTCAGCGCCCAGGAAATCATGGGGCAGACCAAGGAAAACCAGTAGTCGCTTTCTATCGTCTGGCGCCGCGGCTGATCCCGCGGCGCCAGCCTGCAATCCCACAATCGCCCTGGGAGGGTTGATGGACGGTGCGGCTCCACTCTTTCGCATGGAAGGCATGTCCAAGCGCTATGGCGGCGTGCGGGCGCTGGAAAAGGCCGAACTGACGGTCGAGGCCGGCAGCATCCACGCCATTCTCGGTGAAAACGGGGCCGGCAAGTCGACGCTGATCAAGGTCATGGCCGGTGTCGTGGCGCCCGACGAGGGCCACATGATGCTGGACGGGCGCGAGGTGACCTTCGCGTCGCCGGGTGCGGCGAACAAGGCCGGCATTGTCTGCATCTTCCAGGAACTGTCGCTGATCCCCGAACTCAGCGTCGCCGACAACATCGTCATTTCCGATCCGCCCAAACGCTTCGGCATGATCGACCGCAAGGCGCAGCGGCGCATCGCCGAGGACGCGCTGGCGCGCGCGGGTGCCGGTGACATCCATCCGCTGGCGCTGGTCAAGGACCTGCCGTTGTCACGACGGCAGATGGTGGAGATCGCCAAGGCGCTGGCCAGGAAACCGCGCATCCTCATCCTCGACGAAGCGACCTCGGCGCTGACGGCGGCGGATGTCGCGAAGATCTTCGGCGTCTTGAAACGACTGCGCTCGGAAGGGCTGGCGCTGCTCTACATCTCGCACCGCATGAATGAGATCGCCGAACTGGCCGATCATTGCACCGTGTTCCGCAATGGCCGCAATGTCGCCAGCTACGAGGCCGGCTCGAAGAGCGACAACGAGGTGGTCGAGCTGATGATAGGCCGTGAATACAGCCATATTTTTCCGCCCAAGCCGGCGGCGGCACCCACTGGCGCCGCCCCCCGGCTCGAGGCGCGCAAATTGTCCTGGGCCGACCGGCTGCACGATATCTCGCTGACGGTCAGGGCAGGCGAGGTGGTCGGCCTCGGCGGGCTCGACGGCCAAGGCCAGCGCGAATTGCTGCTCGCCTTCTTCGGTGTGCTGCGCGGCCTCTCCGGCGAGGTGCTGATCGACGGCAAGCCGGTGACGATCACCAGCCCGGCAGCGGCCCGCGAGGATAGCGTCGGCATGGCGCTCATCCCGGAGGACCGCAAGACCGAAGGACTGATGCTGCCGATGACGGTGCGCGAAAACCTGTCTTTCGCCGCGCTCGATCGGCTGTCGAAAGGCGGCATCATCGATCGCGCCGCCGAACAG is a window from the Mesorhizobium australicum WSM2073 genome containing:
- a CDS encoding FadR/GntR family transcriptional regulator, translated to MRDAKPNREKSPKKAVAADRPAGVRRADAARIPGSSVHTSLASEIGLRIVRGDYPPGTILPNEAKWSETFSVSRSAVREAIKMLMAKSLLASRPKIGSWVEPRERWNLLDRDVLAWYATSPDREVFLKTVQEFRHIIEPEATAFAAMRRTDEQMAEISQACREMGEATNLQERTRADTRFHLAILRASGNDLLVPLGVLIESAFDHLFAYTTRELDDLQLAQKMHEAIEKNIRLQRPDAARNAVRKLLANTDNVIRSR
- a CDS encoding SRPBCC family protein, translating into MPSTVRLHRVLTTSPEKVYRAFIEADALAKWLPPNGFTCTVHHFEGKVGGTFKMSFRNFTTGDSHSFGGEYVELVAGELLRYTDRFDDPNLPGEIQVTVTLKKVSVGTEVNITQAGIPDAIPAEACYLGWQESLRNLAKLVEPEIRQ
- a CDS encoding DUF3175 domain-containing protein: MTATKQKWSAEVTEHSDAMDLEDHVFESDDAKKIAASLKRSAEHSHRRKAEPFQSAMSMLNFYINRAGKNLPAARKKILEDAKDELRAAFGRPKED
- a CDS encoding MFS transporter; amino-acid sequence: MSRTDLSRPSPGIDSSYAWMRLAISMLLATIGAVGMWAVVVVLPAVQAEFGLDRAAASMPYTATMVGFAAGNVLVGRAIDRMGYWIPALFSSIALSAGLLLAALSTSILQFTLAQGVLIGLGTSVIFGPLIADISHWFNRRRGVAVTAAAAGNYLAGAIWPTIMPTLIKAEGWRFTYAAIGVFCLVTMVPLVLLLRRGAPEAAAAGPAGSRSVQPMPMSPAAMQMLLVVAGLGCCVAMSMPQVHIVAYCMDLGYGMAHGADMLSIMMAAGVVSRLASGFVADRIGGVKTLLIGSVLQCLSLLFYIPFDGLASLYVVSLVFGLSQGGIVPCYAIIVREYLPAKEAGQRIGIVMMATIFGMAIGGWMSGWIYDLTGSYAAAFLNGIAWNLLNILAIGLFMWKARHRAAVAA
- a CDS encoding LacI family DNA-binding transcriptional regulator; the encoded protein is MIKPRSRRGGGRPTLSDVARKAGVGAITVSRALRDPARVSEELRRQIQAAVDELGYVPDPNARALASARAEVFGVLVPSLTNNVFAEVVRGIYDCLSDSPFRIQLGNTHYSGLEEERLLQLFGSQRPAALIIAGIDQTPASRKLLENAGCPVVQVMETGPDPVDMMVGFSHLDGGRTATEHLIEAGYRRIGFIGARMDPRSQRRLAGYRVAMEKAGLSDPRLITTTPVLSSVPLGRELFRDALAKMPTLDGVFCNNDDIALGVLFECHRASIEVPKTIGIVGFNDLDMMQVAFPSITSIRTHRYEIGRRAVAMALAAISGDRPRQRVVDLGFELKRRESTAR
- a CDS encoding sugar ABC transporter substrate-binding protein; the encoded protein is MIKSLVGGIVAASAFVMLNSAAMAAGPEIVSGPAAQADCFAPWDANTKFFKFPKKEGPFRIAFANGYIANTWRIQMVQTAKAYASQPDVKAKIKEFKVVSTGEDVPAQISAINNFIDSGYDAIVTDAQNPTAFGPVIKRAKEAGIVLVAFDNILDTKDAINVNVDQKGLGELWAKWLVAKIPNGGKILEVRGVAGTSVDTDRHNGIHEVFDASGKKWDVTEVAGKWDDGVAQKVTADAIATNGPFDGITGQGGDTGIVQAMMDAKHPFVPFGGETENGFRKFCAAHSADGLKCTSAGSGPAQVAVAIKTAIAALEGEVVPQEVKLPLAVATDPDMKEGTDYFPKESDNFFVGNSFPTCGINFSAQEIMGQTKENQ
- a CDS encoding sugar ABC transporter ATP-binding protein: MDGAAPLFRMEGMSKRYGGVRALEKAELTVEAGSIHAILGENGAGKSTLIKVMAGVVAPDEGHMMLDGREVTFASPGAANKAGIVCIFQELSLIPELSVADNIVISDPPKRFGMIDRKAQRRIAEDALARAGAGDIHPLALVKDLPLSRRQMVEIAKALARKPRILILDEATSALTAADVAKIFGVLKRLRSEGLALLYISHRMNEIAELADHCTVFRNGRNVASYEAGSKSDNEVVELMIGREYSHIFPPKPAAAPTGAAPRLEARKLSWADRLHDISLTVRAGEVVGLGGLDGQGQRELLLAFFGVLRGLSGEVLIDGKPVTITSPAAAREDSVGMALIPEDRKTEGLMLPMTVRENLSFAALDRLSKGGIIDRAAEQRLIDDMVGLLAIKTAGLDIPVGALSGGNQQKVVIAKWLMRQPRIILLNDPTRGIDVGTKQEIYQLMRKLADAGAAILFYSTDYDELIGCCDRVLVLYDGAVKRELVGGEITERALIASALNIHGEESPVGLGASV